From Larus michahellis chromosome 8, bLarMic1.1, whole genome shotgun sequence, one genomic window encodes:
- the LPAR3 gene encoding lysophosphatidic acid receptor 3: MNECYYDKRMDFFYNMTNTDTVDEWTGPKLIVVLCFGTFFCLFIFISNSLVIAAVVKNKRFHFPFYYLLANLAAADFFAGIAYVFLMFNTGPVSKTLTVNRWFLRQGLLDTSLTASLVNLLVIAVERHMSIMRMKIHSNLTKKRVTFLIISIWAIAIFMGAVPTLGWNCLCDITACSSLAPIYSRSYLVFWSVLNLVVFFIMVVVYIRIYMYVQRKTNVLSSHTSGSISRRRTPVKLMKTVMTLLGAFVVCWTPGLVVLLLDGLNCTYCGIQNVKRWFLLLALMNSVMNPIIYSYKDDEMWSTMKRMICCSSEDKSQDRRSSRVPSTVLCRSTDTSGNYIEDGIIQGTICGKGDLGGKGNS, encoded by the exons ATGAATGAATGCTACTATGATAAGCGCATGGACTTTTTTTATAACATGACGAACACTGACACGGTAGATGAGTGGACAGGGCCAAAGCTTATTGTTGTTCTGTGTTTTGGGacatttttctgcctcttcatttttatttcaaattcattgGTCATAGCAGCTGTGGTCAAGAACAAGAggtttcattttcccttttactATCTCCTGGCCAATTTAGCTGCTGCAGACTTTTTTGCTGGAATTGCCTATGTCTTCTTGATGTTCAACACTGGCCCAGTGTCTAAGACATTAACTGTTAACCGCTGGTTTTTACGTCAGGGTCTTCTGGACACCAGCCTGACAGCTTCCCTGGTGAATCTCCTCGTCATAGCTGTTGAGCGGCACATGTCAATAATGCGGATGAAGATCCACAGTAATCTCACGAAGAAGAGAGTCACCTTTTTAATTATATCTATCTGGGCCATTGCTATTTTCATGGGTGCTGTTCCTACCCTGGGTTGGAACTGCCTCTGTGACATTACCGCCTGCTCATCCCTGGCACCTATTTACAGCAGAAGTTACCTGGTGTTCTGGAGCGTCTTAAACCTAGTCGTCTTCTTCATTATGGTGGTGGTTTACATAAGAATCTACATGTATGTCCAGAGAAAAACTAATGTCTTGTCGTCGCACACTAGCGGATCCATTAGCCGCAGGAGAACCCCTGTGAAGCTTATGAAGACTGTCATGACTCTCTTAG GTGCTTTTGTTGTCTGCTGGACCCCTGGCCTGGTCGTCTTACTGCTCGATGGTCTGAACTGCACCTACTGTGGGATTCAGAATGTTAAAAGGTGGTTTCTTCTCCTGGCCCTGATGAACTCTGTCATGAATCCGATAATTTATTCATATAAAGATGATGAGATGTGGAGTACCATGAAAAGGATGATTTGCTGCTCCTCTGAGGATAAGAGCCAGGACAGACGCTCGTCGCGGGTCCCCTCAACAGTTCTCTGCAGGAGCACGGATACCTCAGGGAACTACATTGAAGATGGCATTATTCAAGGGACAATTTGTGGAAAAGGAGATCTTGGTGGCAAAGGAAACTCCTGA